In Salinigranum marinum, one DNA window encodes the following:
- the cobA gene encoding uroporphyrinogen-III C-methyltransferase: protein MSDVGFVSLVGSGPGDPDLLTVKARRLLDEADVVLHDKLPGPEIISLVPDERREDVGKRAGGEWTPQEYTNKRLVELALEGKHVVRLKGGDPFVFGRGGEEMEHLAREGIPFEVVPGITSAIAGPAAAGIPVTHRDHASSVSFVTGHEDPTKEESAVDWDALAATGGTIVVLMGVGKLPAYTAELLGAGLAPDTPVALVERATWPDMRVATGTLETIVDVRDEAEIEPPAITVVGAVAATRDRVRSLLQGYEVPTGSVKNE from the coding sequence ATGAGCGACGTGGGCTTCGTCTCGCTCGTCGGCTCTGGCCCGGGCGACCCGGACCTGCTGACGGTGAAGGCGCGCCGACTCCTCGACGAGGCCGACGTGGTGCTCCACGACAAACTCCCGGGCCCCGAGATCATCTCGCTCGTCCCCGACGAGCGCCGCGAGGACGTCGGCAAACGCGCCGGCGGCGAGTGGACGCCCCAGGAGTACACGAACAAACGGCTCGTCGAACTCGCCCTGGAGGGCAAGCACGTCGTCCGGCTGAAGGGCGGTGATCCGTTCGTCTTCGGGCGCGGCGGCGAGGAGATGGAACACCTCGCGCGCGAGGGGATCCCGTTCGAGGTCGTCCCCGGCATCACCTCCGCCATCGCGGGACCGGCTGCCGCCGGCATCCCCGTCACGCACCGCGACCACGCCTCCTCGGTCTCGTTCGTGACGGGCCACGAGGACCCGACGAAAGAGGAGTCGGCGGTCGACTGGGACGCGCTCGCCGCGACCGGCGGGACGATCGTCGTGCTGATGGGCGTCGGGAAGCTCCCGGCGTACACCGCCGAACTCCTCGGGGCGGGGCTGGCCCCCGACACGCCCGTGGCGCTGGTCGAGCGGGCGACGTGGCCCGACATGCGGGTCGCGACCGGAACGCTGGAAACTATCGTCGACGTCCGCGACGAGGCGGAGATCGAACCGCCGGCGATCACCGTCGTCGGCGCGGTGGCGGCGACCCGCGACCGGGTTCGCTCGCTGTTACAGGGGTACGAAGTGCCCACAGGGAGTGTGAAAAACGAATGA
- the hemC gene encoding hydroxymethylbilane synthase: protein MTTTLRLATRGSDLALRQAASVAEALEDHRYEVELVEVETEGDRITDELIHRLGKTGAFVRALDERVVEGDVDAAVHSMKDMPTDSPRDLVVAGVLERGRPNDVLVTPDGNTLEELPEGATVGTSSLRRRAQLLDARPDLTVEPLRGNVDTRVEKVLAPPLQAEHETRIEADKDRKGHIGDDDYEPEYDRRPEEWFDSLSEIERNALGRETDVAYDAIVLAEAGLRRSGLDRHVEFVRLPPTQFVPAPGQGAIAVTATERAEELNDVLDFPRTRVETTVERTLLKELGGGCIAPIGVYAVLQGAYVHVTAQAFGPDGDLVEGSRDLPVEKHATAAADFAADLRDRGAADLIDRATEATE from the coding sequence ATGACTACGACGCTCCGACTGGCGACTCGCGGGTCTGACCTCGCTCTCCGGCAGGCGGCGAGCGTCGCCGAGGCGCTCGAAGACCACCGGTACGAGGTCGAACTCGTCGAGGTCGAGACGGAGGGCGACCGGATCACGGACGAACTCATCCACCGACTGGGGAAGACGGGCGCGTTCGTCCGCGCGCTCGACGAACGGGTCGTGGAGGGGGACGTCGACGCGGCGGTCCACTCGATGAAGGACATGCCCACCGACTCGCCGCGGGATCTCGTCGTCGCCGGCGTCCTCGAACGCGGCCGCCCGAACGACGTCCTCGTGACACCCGACGGGAACACCCTGGAGGAACTCCCCGAGGGGGCGACGGTCGGGACGTCGTCGCTCCGCCGCCGCGCACAACTGCTCGACGCCCGCCCGGACCTGACCGTCGAACCCCTCCGCGGCAACGTCGACACGCGGGTCGAGAAGGTGCTCGCCCCGCCGTTGCAGGCCGAACACGAGACCCGCATCGAGGCCGACAAAGACCGGAAAGGCCACATCGGCGACGACGACTACGAGCCCGAGTACGACCGTCGGCCGGAGGAGTGGTTCGACTCCCTCTCGGAGATCGAACGCAACGCGCTCGGCCGCGAGACGGACGTCGCGTACGACGCGATCGTCCTCGCCGAGGCGGGGCTCCGACGGAGCGGGCTCGACCGCCACGTCGAGTTCGTTCGGCTCCCCCCGACGCAGTTCGTCCCCGCCCCGGGCCAGGGCGCGATCGCCGTGACGGCCACCGAGCGCGCCGAGGAACTCAACGACGTCCTCGACTTCCCGCGCACGCGGGTCGAGACGACCGTCGAGCGCACGCTGTTGAAAGAACTCGGCGGTGGCTGTATCGCGCCGATCGGCGTCTACGCCGTCCTCCAGGGGGCGTACGTCCACGTGACGGCACAGGCGTTCGGCCCCGACGGCGACCTCGTCGAGGGGTCGCGCGACCTGCCCGTCGAAAAGCACGCGACCGCCGCGGCCGACTTCGCCGCGGACCTCCGCGACCGGGGAGCGGCCGATCTGATCGACCGCGCGACGGAGGCGACCGAATGA
- the hemL gene encoding glutamate-1-semialdehyde 2,1-aminomutase: MNHDRSRDLYDRALSVLPGGVNSSVRAVRPYPFFIERGDGAHVVDADGNRYIDYVMGYGPLLYGHDMPDPVRAAVQSFASEGPMYGAPTEIEVDHAEFVARHVPSVEMIRFVNSGTEATVSAVRLARGYTGRDKIVVMQGGYHGAQESTLVEGGPDNPRPSTAGIPDSFAEHTIPVPFNDEATVEAVFEEHGHEIAGVLVEPILGNTGIVGPVDGYHETLRELCDDHGALLVFDEVITGFRVGGLGCAQSKLGVTPDVTTFGKIIGGGFPVGAIGGKAEIIESFTPAGDVFQSGTFSGHPVTMAAGHAYLTYAAEHDVYDHVNRLGEELRAGITDICEERAPEYTVVGSDSMFKTVFTRHAPAGLADQCSGGCEQRTDCPRYDHCPKTGHDVANAETERWERVFWQEMKDRGVFLTANQFESQFVSYAHTDDDVQETLDAYQEAL, from the coding sequence ATGAACCACGACCGCTCCCGCGACCTGTACGACCGGGCGCTCTCGGTCCTGCCCGGCGGGGTGAACTCCTCGGTCCGCGCGGTTCGCCCGTACCCCTTCTTCATCGAGCGCGGCGACGGCGCGCACGTCGTCGACGCCGACGGGAACCGCTACATCGACTACGTGATGGGCTACGGACCGCTGCTGTACGGCCACGACATGCCCGATCCGGTCCGCGCGGCGGTCCAGTCGTTCGCCTCGGAGGGGCCGATGTACGGCGCGCCCACGGAGATCGAGGTCGACCACGCGGAGTTCGTCGCCCGGCACGTCCCCTCGGTCGAGATGATCCGGTTCGTCAACTCGGGCACCGAGGCGACCGTCTCCGCCGTCCGCCTCGCACGCGGCTACACGGGGCGGGACAAGATCGTCGTCATGCAGGGCGGCTACCACGGCGCACAGGAGTCGACGCTCGTCGAGGGCGGCCCCGACAACCCCCGGCCCTCGACGGCGGGCATCCCCGACTCGTTCGCCGAACACACGATCCCGGTGCCGTTCAACGACGAGGCGACTGTCGAGGCCGTCTTCGAGGAGCACGGCCACGAGATCGCGGGCGTCCTCGTCGAGCCGATCCTCGGGAACACGGGGATCGTCGGGCCCGTCGACGGCTACCACGAGACCCTCCGCGAACTCTGTGACGACCACGGCGCGCTCCTCGTCTTCGACGAGGTCATCACCGGCTTCAGGGTAGGAGGCCTCGGCTGTGCGCAGTCGAAACTCGGCGTGACGCCCGACGTCACGACGTTCGGGAAGATCATCGGCGGCGGCTTCCCCGTGGGTGCGATCGGCGGGAAAGCGGAGATTATCGAGAGTTTCACGCCCGCGGGCGACGTGTTCCAGTCCGGCACGTTCTCGGGCCACCCGGTGACGATGGCGGCAGGCCACGCCTACCTGACGTACGCCGCCGAACACGACGTGTACGACCACGTCAACCGACTCGGAGAGGAACTCCGCGCGGGGATCACGGACATCTGCGAGGAGCGCGCCCCCGAGTACACGGTCGTCGGCAGCGACTCGATGTTCAAGACCGTCTTCACCCGCCACGCCCCTGCCGGTCTCGCCGACCAGTGTTCGGGCGGGTGCGAACAGCGCACCGACTGTCCGCGGTACGACCACTGTCCGAAGACTGGTCACGACGTCGCGAACGCGGAGACCGAGCGGTGGGAGCGCGTCTTCTGGCAGGAGATGAAAGACCGGGGCGTGTTCCTGACGGCGAACCAGTTCGAGTCGCAGTTCGTCTCGTACGCCCACACAGACGACGACGTCCAAGAGACGCTCGACGCGTACCAAGAGGCGCTCTGA
- a CDS encoding MATE family efflux transporter: protein MPLVSDRLRSVWSRTLALGWPIAVQQTLNTLMRTVDIVVTGLFSPAAVAAIGLADLYAQVPLRIGLGLGAGGIALSSQDTGRGADLTRDRAVTQALLLGAGAGIPLVAVGLLFGPALIDVLGAESAVVRQGGTYLTILFVAAPMRILALVGARSLQGTGDTRTPMLANGSASLLNILLTVTLGLGVWLAPTLGIVGVGIATAVSRTFEAVAITGAIASGRTPLSLARPREFTITRQLVAVSVPTFAEGMSTSLANFPFNALLLLFGTEVNAAYHIGRRLYQQLTGPLYRSFSTVASIVVGQTLGEGDVEAARETTRAILVLSVVVLGCAGVVLFVAAEPLVRVFTRDPTVVDYAVAFTRVFAVSMVWFGVFFPLSGALRGAGDTRTPFYARLLGSFVFLLGVSSLLGIALGYGLPGVYVGIALSYLCWAAVVGWGFRRGSWAETAAAMMDERATVDEPPHR, encoded by the coding sequence ATGCCGCTGGTCTCCGATCGGCTCCGCTCGGTGTGGAGTCGAACCCTCGCGCTGGGATGGCCGATCGCGGTCCAGCAGACGCTCAACACGCTGATGCGGACGGTCGACATCGTCGTCACCGGGCTCTTCTCGCCGGCGGCCGTCGCCGCCATCGGGCTCGCCGACCTCTACGCGCAGGTCCCGCTTCGGATCGGCCTCGGGCTCGGTGCCGGCGGGATCGCGCTGTCGAGCCAGGACACGGGACGGGGGGCCGACCTCACGCGCGACCGTGCCGTCACACAGGCGCTCCTCCTCGGCGCAGGTGCGGGGATTCCGCTCGTCGCCGTGGGCCTGCTATTCGGTCCGGCGCTGATCGACGTGTTGGGAGCCGAGTCGGCGGTCGTCCGCCAGGGCGGGACGTATCTGACGATCCTCTTCGTCGCCGCGCCGATGCGGATCCTCGCGCTCGTCGGCGCGCGCTCACTCCAAGGGACGGGCGACACGCGGACCCCCATGCTCGCCAACGGGAGCGCGAGCCTGCTCAACATCCTGCTGACGGTCACGCTGGGTCTCGGCGTCTGGCTCGCCCCCACGCTGGGTATCGTCGGCGTCGGGATCGCGACGGCGGTCAGCCGGACGTTCGAGGCGGTGGCGATCACGGGCGCGATCGCGAGCGGCCGCACGCCGCTCTCTTTGGCCCGCCCGCGGGAGTTCACGATCACGCGGCAGCTCGTCGCGGTGAGTGTTCCGACGTTCGCGGAGGGGATGAGCACCTCGCTGGCGAACTTCCCGTTCAACGCGCTGTTGTTGCTCTTCGGCACCGAGGTGAACGCCGCGTACCACATCGGGCGGCGGCTCTACCAGCAGCTCACCGGCCCGTTGTATCGGTCGTTCAGCACCGTCGCCAGCATCGTCGTCGGGCAGACGCTGGGCGAGGGCGACGTGGAGGCGGCGCGGGAGACCACGCGGGCGATCCTCGTGCTCAGCGTCGTCGTCCTCGGCTGTGCAGGGGTCGTTCTGTTCGTCGCCGCCGAACCGCTGGTTCGAGTGTTTACGCGCGATCCAACGGTGGTCGACTACGCGGTCGCGTTCACCCGGGTCTTCGCCGTCTCGATGGTCTGGTTCGGCGTCTTCTTCCCGCTCTCGGGGGCGTTGCGGGGCGCGGGAGACACCCGGACGCCGTTTTACGCCCGCCTCCTCGGCTCGTTCGTCTTCCTGCTCGGCGTGTCGTCGCTCCTCGGGATCGCGCTCGGCTACGGACTCCCGGGCGTCTACGTCGGGATCGCGCTCTCGTACCTGTGCTGGGCCGCGGTCGTCGGCTGGGGGTTCCGTCGGGGATCGTGGGCCGAGACGGCGGCGGCGATGATGGACGAGCGAGCGACGGTGGACGAGCCCCCACACCGGTGA
- a CDS encoding uroporphyrinogen-III synthase gives MTQQVRVAVFRPDDDRLASAVELLESLGATPVPDPMLAVEPTGNLPGGAAYVVLTSKTGAELLSTAGWSPGGTTLVCIGPATADAARAAGWSVDRVPDEYSSAGLVELLRDEVAGERVAVARSDHGSDVLLDGLREAGADVSETVLYRLTLPEGAGGSTVSAAGGELEGVCFTSSLTVENFLTAATERGIRDEAVVGLNDAVVGAIGEPTRATAESHGIDVDAVPDRATFEALACLVVERAAPTYHD, from the coding sequence ATGACACAACAGGTTCGCGTCGCCGTCTTCCGCCCGGACGACGACCGGCTCGCCAGCGCAGTCGAGCTGTTGGAGTCGCTCGGCGCGACGCCGGTCCCGGATCCGATGCTCGCGGTCGAGCCGACCGGGAACCTGCCCGGCGGCGCGGCGTACGTCGTGCTCACGAGCAAGACCGGCGCGGAACTCCTGTCGACGGCCGGCTGGTCACCCGGCGGGACGACGCTCGTCTGCATCGGTCCCGCGACGGCCGACGCCGCCCGCGCCGCGGGCTGGTCGGTCGACCGCGTCCCCGACGAGTACTCCTCGGCGGGGCTCGTCGAGCTGTTACGCGACGAAGTCGCGGGCGAACGCGTCGCCGTCGCGCGGTCGGACCACGGGAGCGACGTCCTCCTCGATGGGCTCCGCGAGGCCGGCGCGGACGTCTCCGAGACGGTGCTCTACCGGCTGACGCTGCCCGAGGGAGCCGGGGGGTCGACTGTTTCGGCTGCCGGCGGGGAGCTGGAGGGCGTCTGTTTCACCTCGTCGCTCACGGTCGAGAACTTCCTGACGGCCGCGACCGAGCGTGGGATCCGCGACGAGGCCGTCGTCGGGTTGAACGACGCCGTCGTCGGTGCGATCGGCGAGCCGACGCGAGCGACCGCCGAATCTCACGGGATCGACGTCGATGCCGTCCCCGACCGGGCGACGTTCGAGGCGCTCGCGTGTCTCGTCGTCGAACGTGCGGCACCGACGTATCACGACTGA
- a CDS encoding ABC transporter permease subunit, giving the protein MATHSTHPTHSRTARPDWFTVAFVLGGLLLVYYLVPMVSLFLSVPPGEVAGRMADPTVVNAATTSLLSASITTVVATAFGLPLAYWLARAATPWKNAVLAVVVLPLVVPPTVGGVVLLTVVGPNTALGGAAAAAGVPLTRSLAGVVLAQLFVASPFVVVTAKAAFEGVDRTLEHASRSLGESRWGTARRITLPLAGPGILAGVTLAFARAMGEFGATMMLAYYPRTMPVQIWVSFVSLGLDNAYPVAILLVIIAVVALVILNTVASNPWE; this is encoded by the coding sequence ATGGCGACACACTCGACACACCCGACGCACTCACGGACCGCACGCCCCGACTGGTTCACCGTCGCGTTCGTCCTCGGTGGACTGTTGCTCGTCTACTACCTCGTCCCGATGGTCTCACTGTTCCTCTCGGTTCCGCCGGGGGAGGTCGCCGGCCGCATGGCCGATCCGACCGTCGTGAACGCCGCGACGACGTCGCTGTTGTCCGCGTCGATCACCACGGTCGTCGCCACCGCGTTCGGCCTCCCGCTGGCGTACTGGCTCGCGCGCGCGGCGACGCCGTGGAAGAACGCCGTCCTCGCGGTCGTGGTCCTGCCGTTGGTGGTGCCTCCGACCGTCGGTGGGGTCGTGCTGCTCACGGTGGTGGGGCCGAACACGGCCCTCGGCGGGGCGGCCGCCGCCGCGGGCGTGCCGCTGACCCGCTCGCTCGCCGGGGTAGTGCTCGCCCAACTGTTCGTCGCGTCGCCGTTCGTGGTCGTCACGGCGAAGGCGGCCTTCGAGGGGGTCGATCGGACGCTCGAACACGCCTCGCGGTCGCTCGGCGAGAGCCGGTGGGGGACTGCCCGCCGGATCACTCTCCCGCTGGCCGGGCCGGGCATCCTCGCCGGCGTGACGCTCGCGTTCGCCCGCGCGATGGGCGAGTTCGGCGCGACGATGATGTTGGCGTACTACCCGCGGACGATGCCGGTGCAGATCTGGGTGTCGTTCGTCTCGCTCGGGCTCGACAACGCCTATCCGGTGGCGATCCTCCTCGTGATCATCGCCGTCGTCGCGCTCGTGATCCTCAACACCGTCGCGTCGAACCCGTGGGAATGA
- a CDS encoding helix-turn-helix transcriptional regulator translates to MRTRTVPWGVVATAVAALVLVGSVPVMGASTVAIDGISLSGPAVVTDGERPSIAGWRAVSVSVSLQTGTDAYDVCVGVTDGDSLRTLDCQRLLGTNAQENVTLSVDSLPENVTGNQRLVTTVELAEVDTSTGPLARGTRSVRILAAAGDLDDDGLTNRRETEVGTELDTADTDGDGLADGPEVNTHETDPLTADTDGDGLADGVEVNDLGSNPTETDTDGDGLADGVEVTKHGTNPTSADTDGDGLGDGAEVRIHETDPTKADTDDDGLEDGPEVNVHETEPTKVDTDGDGLDDAAEVERYGTNPTENDTDGDGLDDGAEVSRYGTDPTRADTDGDGRSDSAEVANGSDPSADGAGLLAAVDVDPTVVIAAVVGISLALGAVFVHRRTGLLQTLRSDDGSESDASTAESGDGTTKPESVRMPTDALTDEERVLGLIGERGGRIRQSVIVEETGWSKSKVSRVLSRMADEGAIEKITIGRENLIAHPDEVPDGAASPFERTDSD, encoded by the coding sequence ATGAGAACGCGAACCGTTCCGTGGGGGGTAGTGGCGACAGCCGTCGCTGCGCTCGTGTTGGTCGGTAGTGTCCCCGTCATGGGTGCTAGTACCGTGGCTATCGACGGGATCTCGCTGTCGGGGCCGGCCGTCGTCACCGACGGTGAGCGGCCGTCGATCGCCGGCTGGCGAGCGGTCAGTGTCTCCGTCTCGCTTCAGACCGGGACCGACGCGTACGACGTCTGCGTCGGCGTGACCGACGGGGACTCGTTGCGGACGCTCGACTGTCAGCGCCTCCTGGGGACGAACGCGCAGGAGAACGTGACGCTGTCTGTCGACAGCCTGCCGGAGAACGTCACCGGGAATCAGCGGCTGGTCACGACCGTTGAGCTGGCGGAGGTCGACACGAGCACCGGACCGCTCGCTCGGGGTACCCGGTCGGTGCGGATACTCGCCGCCGCCGGCGACCTCGACGACGACGGGCTCACCAACCGGCGCGAGACCGAGGTCGGCACGGAACTCGACACGGCCGACACGGACGGGGACGGCCTCGCTGACGGGCCGGAAGTCAACACGCACGAGACTGACCCGTTGACGGCCGACACCGACGGCGACGGCCTCGCGGACGGCGTCGAGGTGAACGATCTGGGGAGCAACCCGACGGAGACGGACACCGACGGTGACGGCCTCGCGGACGGCGTCGAGGTGACGAAACACGGAACGAACCCGACGAGCGCCGACACGGACGGTGACGGCCTCGGAGACGGCGCCGAGGTACGGATCCACGAGACGGATCCGACGAAGGCCGACACGGACGACGACGGGCTCGAGGACGGCCCGGAGGTGAACGTCCACGAGACGGAGCCGACGAAGGTCGACACGGACGGCGACGGGCTGGACGACGCGGCGGAGGTCGAACGATACGGAACCAACCCGACGGAGAACGACACGGACGGCGACGGGCTGGACGACGGGGCCGAAGTGAGCCGGTACGGGACCGATCCGACGAGAGCCGACACGGACGGCGACGGTCGGAGCGACAGCGCGGAGGTCGCGAACGGGAGTGATCCGTCCGCCGACGGGGCCGGGCTGCTCGCGGCGGTCGACGTCGACCCCACGGTCGTGATCGCGGCGGTCGTCGGAATCTCGCTCGCCCTCGGTGCGGTGTTCGTCCACCGGCGCACCGGACTGTTGCAGACGCTCCGTTCCGACGACGGGTCGGAGAGCGACGCATCCACGGCCGAGAGCGGGGACGGCACCACGAAGCCGGAGTCCGTCCGGATGCCGACGGACGCGTTGACCGACGAGGAGCGCGTGCTCGGTCTCATCGGCGAGCGCGGCGGCCGGATCCGGCAGTCGGTCATCGTCGAGGAGACCGGCTGGTCGAAGTCGAAGGTGAGCCGGGTGCTGTCGCGAATGGCCGACGAGGGGGCGATCGAGAAGATTACCATCGGCCGGGAGAACCTCATCGCACACCCCGACGAGGTGCCCGACGGGGCGGCGTCACCGTTCGAGCGGACCGATTCGGACTGA
- a CDS encoding extracellular solute-binding protein: protein MPNERASRTRRGFLRAAGLVGVTGVAGCTGGGGTPAPAGQTSDRDGGQSMTVAILAAGSLQHSLENGLKPAVDVPVEIEAHGSATVARMIAEGQRDPDVVTVADTALFEEPLSPAWHSVFTSNAVVVAYNPDTEGGQRLAEAGAERWYEPMIAGETRLGRTDPDQDPLGYRTLFTLELASRYYDVPNLGEKILRREQVYPETGLISQFETGSIDAAIAYRNMAVERDYEYIALPDRIDLSSPAHVDEWYSTVSYTLPNGQEIRGGVISYGSTIRKMSDAALAVFDVHTTGDYLADSGFLLRDGFPTYEGPVPDVVARTTDGSTERDRRRPLDRSTLAATVSDITVLH from the coding sequence ATGCCGAACGAGCGAGCCAGCAGGACGCGCCGCGGCTTCCTCCGAGCCGCGGGCCTGGTCGGGGTCACGGGGGTGGCAGGCTGTACCGGCGGCGGCGGGACGCCTGCCCCTGCCGGGCAGACGAGCGATCGTGACGGCGGACAGTCGATGACGGTCGCCATCCTCGCGGCCGGCAGCCTCCAGCACTCGCTCGAAAACGGTCTCAAACCCGCCGTCGACGTCCCCGTCGAGATCGAAGCGCACGGCTCGGCGACGGTCGCCCGGATGATCGCCGAGGGCCAGCGCGACCCCGACGTCGTCACCGTGGCCGACACGGCGCTCTTCGAGGAACCGCTCTCGCCGGCGTGGCACTCCGTGTTCACGAGCAACGCGGTCGTCGTCGCGTACAACCCCGACACCGAGGGCGGACAGCGCCTCGCCGAAGCGGGCGCGGAGCGGTGGTACGAACCGATGATCGCCGGTGAGACCCGTCTCGGTCGGACCGACCCCGACCAGGACCCGCTGGGGTACCGGACGCTCTTCACGCTCGAACTCGCCTCGCGGTACTACGACGTCCCGAACCTCGGCGAGAAGATCTTGCGCCGGGAGCAGGTCTACCCGGAGACGGGGCTGATCAGCCAGTTCGAGACCGGGTCGATCGACGCGGCGATCGCGTACCGGAACATGGCCGTCGAACGTGACTACGAGTACATCGCGCTCCCGGACCGGATCGACCTCAGCAGTCCGGCGCACGTCGACGAGTGGTACTCGACGGTCTCGTACACGCTGCCGAACGGACAGGAGATCCGGGGTGGGGTGATTAGCTACGGCTCGACGATCCGGAAGATGAGCGACGCCGCACTCGCCGTGTTCGACGTTCACACCACTGGCGACTACCTCGCCGACTCGGGTTTTCTCCTCCGCGACGGCTTCCCGACGTACGAGGGCCCGGTACCGGACGTGGTGGCGCGGACGACGGACGGATCGACCGAGCGTGACCGCCGGCGGCCGCTCGACCGCTCGACGCTCGCGGCGACTGTCTCTGACATCACGGTTCTTCACTGA
- a CDS encoding Tfx family DNA-binding protein: MVSAESTTLTARQVEVLELREAGHTQQEVAERLGTTDSNVSAIERAAEANVEKAQQTLKLIRTLRAPVRFTVDAGTSFDELVDAVYSRGDDAGTSVTYCRPELYTHLFGQLEPYTTRNRLETDIEVGLTRDGEVKVFAPE; encoded by the coding sequence ATGGTCTCGGCCGAGTCGACAACACTGACAGCTCGACAGGTGGAGGTGCTCGAACTCCGGGAGGCGGGACACACACAACAGGAGGTCGCCGAGCGGCTCGGAACGACCGACTCGAACGTGAGCGCGATCGAGCGGGCCGCGGAGGCGAACGTCGAGAAGGCACAGCAGACGCTGAAACTGATCCGGACGCTCCGCGCGCCGGTCCGGTTCACCGTCGACGCCGGCACGTCGTTCGACGAACTGGTCGACGCGGTGTACAGCCGGGGCGACGACGCGGGGACGAGCGTGACGTACTGCCGGCCGGAGCTGTACACCCACCTCTTCGGGCAGCTCGAACCGTACACGACCAGAAACCGACTGGAGACCGACATCGAGGTCGGACTGACTCGCGACGGTGAGGTGAAGGTGTTCGCGCCCGAGTGA
- a CDS encoding DHH family phosphoesterase, with product MNADADVETGTGPVPALHDRAVACADRLRAADRVLLASHIDADGLTSAAVASSALERAGVPFETTFEKQLDRAAIERIARSSFDTVLFTDFGSGQLDVITEFDGFTPVIADHHQPADAETEYHLNPLLEGIDGASELSGAGASYVLARALGGEANRDLAGLAVVGAVGDMQDGDGGLSGANEALVAEGVAAGVLSEETDILLYGRQTRPLPKLLEYASEARIPGISNDESGAVSFLTDLDLDLKSGGEWRRWVDLTGDERRTLVNALLRHAISRGVPADRVNALVGTTYVLTDEEPGTELRDVSEFSTLLNATARYERADVGLAVCLGDRGPALDRARHLLRNHRRNLSEGLQWVKTEGVTAEENVQWFDAESRIRETIVGIVAGMAVGSSGVRHDLPIVAFADAGDGEIKVSARGSHALVRRGLDLSAVMREASCAVGGDGGGHDVAAGATIPADARDEFVDHADRIVGEQL from the coding sequence ATGAACGCCGACGCAGACGTCGAGACGGGGACGGGACCGGTTCCGGCGCTCCACGACCGGGCCGTGGCCTGCGCGGACCGTCTCCGGGCCGCCGATCGGGTGCTTCTCGCGTCGCACATCGATGCGGATGGATTGACGAGTGCCGCCGTCGCGTCGAGCGCGCTTGAACGCGCGGGCGTTCCGTTCGAGACGACCTTCGAGAAACAGCTCGACCGGGCCGCGATCGAACGCATCGCCCGCTCGTCGTTCGACACCGTCCTGTTCACCGACTTCGGGAGCGGACAGCTGGACGTCATCACTGAGTTCGACGGCTTCACCCCGGTGATCGCCGACCACCACCAGCCCGCCGACGCCGAGACGGAGTACCACCTCAACCCCCTGCTGGAGGGGATCGACGGCGCTTCGGAGCTGTCGGGTGCGGGGGCGAGCTACGTCCTCGCGCGGGCGCTGGGTGGGGAGGCGAACCGCGACCTGGCGGGGCTGGCGGTCGTCGGTGCGGTCGGCGACATGCAGGACGGCGACGGCGGGCTGTCGGGGGCGAACGAGGCGCTCGTGGCGGAGGGGGTCGCCGCCGGCGTGCTGTCCGAGGAGACCGACATCCTGCTGTACGGTCGGCAGACGCGCCCGCTTCCGAAACTCCTCGAGTACGCGAGCGAGGCGCGCATCCCCGGCATCTCGAACGACGAGTCGGGGGCGGTTTCGTTCCTGACCGACCTTGATCTCGACCTCAAATCCGGGGGTGAGTGGCGGCGCTGGGTCGATCTCACCGGGGACGAGCGGCGAACGCTCGTGAACGCGCTGCTCAGGCACGCCATCTCGCGGGGCGTCCCGGCCGACCGCGTCAACGCCCTGGTTGGGACGACGTACGTCCTCACCGACGAGGAACCGGGGACCGAACTCAGGGACGTCAGCGAGTTCTCGACGCTGTTGAACGCGACCGCCCGGTACGAGCGGGCCGACGTCGGCCTCGCGGTCTGTCTCGGCGACAGAGGGCCGGCGCTCGACCGCGCGCGGCACCTCCTCCGGAACCACCGTCGGAACCTCTCTGAGGGGTTGCAGTGGGTGAAGACCGAGGGCGTCACCGCCGAGGAGAACGTCCAGTGGTTCGACGCCGAGAGCCGGATCCGCGAGACGATCGTCGGCATCGTCGCCGGGATGGCCGTCGGTTCCAGCGGTGTGCGCCACGACCTCCCCATCGTCGCCTTTGCCGACGCCGGCGACGGCGAGATCAAGGTCTCCGCACGCGGCTCGCACGCGCTCGTCCGCCGGGGGCTGGACCTCTCGGCCGTGATGCGCGAGGCGTCCTGCGCCGTCGGCGGCGACGGCGGCGGACACGACGTGGCCGCCGGGGCGACGATCCCGGCCGACGCGCGCGACGAGTTCGTCGACCACGCCGACCGAATCGTCGGCGAACAGCTCTGA